Proteins from a single region of Pseudomonas sp. 10S4:
- the rpsD gene encoding 30S ribosomal protein S4 has translation MARYIGPKCKLARREGTDLFLKSGVRAIESKCNIEAAPGIHGQRRGRQSDYGTQLREKQKVRRIYGVLERQFSGYYKEAAGKKGATGENLLQLLECRLDNVVYRMGFGSTRAESRQLVSHKSVSVNGQTVNVPSYQVRAGDVVAIREKAKNQLRIVQALDLCAQRGRVEWVEVDTEKKSGVFKNVPARSDLSADINESLIVELYSK, from the coding sequence ATGGCTCGTTACATTGGTCCAAAATGCAAACTGGCTCGTCGTGAAGGCACCGATCTCTTTCTGAAGAGCGGCGTGCGCGCGATCGAATCGAAGTGCAACATCGAAGCAGCACCTGGTATCCACGGCCAACGCCGCGGTCGCCAGTCCGATTACGGCACCCAACTGCGTGAAAAGCAGAAGGTCCGTCGTATCTACGGCGTTCTCGAGCGTCAATTCAGCGGCTACTACAAAGAAGCTGCTGGCAAGAAAGGCGCAACTGGCGAAAACCTGTTGCAGCTGCTCGAATGCCGTCTGGACAACGTTGTATACCGTATGGGTTTTGGCTCTACTCGTGCCGAATCCCGTCAGCTGGTATCGCACAAATCCGTAAGCGTTAACGGTCAAACCGTAAACGTGCCGTCGTACCAGGTTCGTGCTGGTGACGTGGTCGCGATTCGCGAGAAAGCAAAGAACCAACTTCGCATTGTCCAAGCTCTCGATCTGTGTGCCCAACGTGGCCGCGTAGAATGGGTAGAAGTAGACACTGAGAAGAAGTCGGGCGTTTTCAAGAACGTTCCTGCTCGCAGTGATCTGTCCGCCGACATCAACGAAAGCCTGATTGTCGAGCTCTACTCCAAGTAA
- a CDS encoding DNA-directed RNA polymerase subunit alpha, with product MQISVNEFLTPRHIDVQVVSPTRAKITLEPLERGFGHTLGNALRRILLSSMPGCAVVEAEIDGVLHEYSAIEGVQEDVIEILLNLKGLAIKLHGRDEVTLTLSKKGSGVVTAADIQLDHDVEIVNPDHVIANLASNGALNMKLTVARGRGYEPADSRQSDEDESRSIGRLQLDSSFSPVRRIAYVVENARVEQRTNLDKLVIDLETNGTLDPEEAIRRAATILQQQLAAFVDLKGDSEPVVVEQEDEIDPILLRPVDDLELTVRSANCLKAENIYYIGDLIQRTEVELLKTPNLGKKSLTEIKDVLASRGLSLGMRLDNWPPASLKKDDKATA from the coding sequence ATGCAGATTTCGGTAAATGAGTTCCTGACACCCCGCCATATTGATGTGCAGGTTGTCAGTCCAACCCGCGCCAAGATCACTCTCGAGCCTCTCGAGCGTGGTTTCGGCCACACCCTGGGCAACGCGCTGCGACGCATCTTGTTGTCCTCAATGCCCGGCTGTGCAGTAGTCGAGGCCGAGATTGACGGTGTGCTCCACGAGTACAGCGCCATCGAAGGTGTACAGGAAGACGTAATTGAAATCCTGTTGAACCTTAAAGGTCTGGCTATCAAGCTGCACGGCCGTGACGAAGTTACGCTGACCTTGTCGAAGAAGGGTTCGGGGGTGGTTACCGCTGCCGATATTCAGCTGGATCATGATGTCGAGATCGTTAACCCCGATCACGTAATCGCTAACCTGGCGTCTAACGGCGCCCTGAACATGAAGCTCACCGTAGCTCGTGGTCGTGGTTATGAACCGGCAGACTCGCGTCAGAGCGATGAAGACGAAAGCCGCAGCATCGGTCGCTTGCAGCTTGACTCTTCGTTCAGCCCGGTTCGCCGTATCGCATACGTGGTGGAAAACGCCCGTGTCGAACAGCGTACTAACCTGGACAAGCTGGTTATTGATCTGGAAACCAACGGTACTCTGGATCCTGAAGAGGCTATCCGTCGCGCTGCAACCATCCTGCAACAGCAGTTGGCTGCGTTCGTGGACCTCAAAGGTGATAGTGAGCCAGTGGTTGTCGAGCAGGAAGACGAGATCGATCCGATCCTGCTTCGCCCGGTTGACGATCTGGAACTGACTGTACGTTCGGCTAACTGCCTTAAGGCGGAAAACATCTACTACATCGGTGACCTGATTCAGCGTACCGAAGTAGAGCTGTTGAAGACTCCGAACCTTGGCAAGAAATCCTTGACTGAAATCAAGGACGTTCTGGCCTCCCGCGGTCTGTCCCTCGGCATGCGCCTCGACAACTGGCCGCCTGCAAGTCTTAAGAAGGACGACAAGGCGACTGCCTGA
- the rpmJ gene encoding 50S ribosomal protein L36 translates to MKVRASVKKLCRNCKIIRREGVVRVICSAEPRHKQRQG, encoded by the coding sequence ATGAAAGTTCGTGCATCGGTGAAAAAGCTGTGCCGTAACTGCAAAATTATTCGCCGCGAAGGTGTTGTTCGAGTAATTTGCAGCGCGGAACCGCGTCACAAACAGCGCCAAGGCTGA
- the bfr gene encoding bacterioferritin: MQGHPDVIDYLNTLLTGELAARDQYFIHSRMYEDWGFTELYERINHEMEEEAQHADALMRRILMLEGTPRMRPDDLDVGTTVPDMLAADLRLEYKVRAALCKGIELCELHKDYVSREILRIQLADTEEDHTYWLEKQLGLIKLIGLENYLQSQF, translated from the coding sequence ATGCAAGGCCACCCAGACGTAATCGATTACCTCAACACGTTGCTGACCGGCGAACTGGCGGCGCGTGATCAATATTTCATCCATTCGCGGATGTACGAGGACTGGGGTTTCACCGAGCTCTACGAACGTATCAACCACGAGATGGAAGAAGAGGCGCAGCACGCTGACGCCCTGATGCGTCGCATCCTGATGCTCGAAGGCACGCCACGCATGCGTCCGGACGACCTGGATGTCGGCACCACAGTGCCTGATATGCTCGCTGCCGACCTGCGACTGGAATACAAAGTCCGTGCCGCACTCTGCAAGGGCATCGAGCTCTGCGAGCTGCACAAGGACTACGTCAGCCGCGAGATCCTGCGTATTCAACTGGCCGATACCGAAGAAGATCACACCTACTGGCTGGAGAAGCAGCTGGGTCTGATCAAATTGATCGGTCTGGAGAATTATCTGCAATCGCAGTTCTGA
- the rpsK gene encoding 30S ribosomal protein S11: MAKPAARPRKKVKKTVVDGIAHIHASFNNTIVTITDRQGNALSWATSGGSGFRGSRKSTPFAAQVAAERAGQAALEYGLKNLDVNVKGPGPGRESAVRALNGCGYKIASITDVTPIPHNGCRPPKKRRV; this comes from the coding sequence ATGGCTAAACCTGCTGCTCGTCCTCGTAAAAAAGTCAAAAAGACAGTGGTTGATGGCATCGCCCACATCCATGCGTCTTTTAACAACACAATCGTGACCATCACCGACCGTCAAGGTAACGCGCTTTCTTGGGCTACCTCCGGTGGTTCGGGTTTCCGCGGTTCTCGCAAGTCCACGCCGTTTGCTGCTCAAGTAGCTGCTGAACGTGCTGGTCAAGCTGCGCTGGAATACGGTCTGAAAAACCTCGACGTAAACGTCAAAGGTCCAGGCCCAGGTCGTGAATCCGCAGTCCGCGCTTTGAACGGCTGTGGCTACAAGATCGCCAGCATCACCGACGTGACGCCAATCCCGCACAACGGGTGCCGTCCGCCGAAGAAGCGCCGCGTGTAA
- the rplQ gene encoding 50S ribosomal protein L17: MRHRKSGRHLSRTSSHRKAMFQNMAVSLFEHELIKTTLPKAKELRRVAEPLITLAKTDSLANRRLVFDRTRSKAIVGKLFNDLGKRYATREGGYLRILKCGFRTGDNAPMAYVELVDRPVGGEAVSAE, translated from the coding sequence ATGCGTCATCGTAAAAGTGGTCGTCACCTGAGCCGCACTAGCTCGCACCGCAAGGCCATGTTTCAAAACATGGCAGTGTCGCTGTTCGAGCACGAGCTGATCAAAACTACACTGCCGAAAGCTAAAGAACTGCGTCGCGTTGCTGAGCCGCTGATCACTTTGGCCAAGACAGACAGCCTGGCTAACCGCCGTCTGGTTTTCGACCGTACTCGTTCGAAAGCTATCGTTGGTAAGCTCTTCAACGACCTGGGCAAGCGTTACGCTACCCGTGAGGGTGGCTACCTGCGCATCCTCAAGTGCGGCTTCCGCACTGGTGACAACGCGCCTATGGCGTACGTTGAGTTGGTTGATCGTCCAGTTGGCGGTGAAGCTGTATCCGCTGAGTAA
- a CDS encoding catalase produces MSQNKTLTTASGAPVADNQNSRSAGPRGPLLLDDFHMIEKLAHFNRENIPERRVHAKGSGAYGTFTVTRDITEYTSAKLFESVGKQTLTFLRFSTVGGERGSADTERDPRGFALKFYTEEGNWDIVGNNTPVFFIRDPLKFPDFIHTQKRLPQSNLKSAQMMWDFWSHSPEALHQVTILFSDRGIPDGYRHMHGFGSHTYSLISAKGERHWVKWHYKTQQGIKNLAPADAARLAGTDPDYAQRDLFGAIERGDFPKWRVCIQIMTEAQASAHYENPFDVTKTWSQKEFPLIEVGELELNRNPQNYFAEVEQAAFGPSNMVPGVGLSPDRMLQGRVFAYADAHRYRVGTNHQQLPVNAPRNQVNSYQRDGSMAFGSNGGATPNYEPNSYVESPKQAPRYAEPALALSGAADRYDHREDTDYYSHAGALFRLMSDEQKTLLVNNIVGAMAGVSSDVVDRQLQHFFRADSAYGEAIAKALGVQLN; encoded by the coding sequence ATGAGCCAAAACAAAACGCTTACGACCGCCAGTGGCGCTCCTGTCGCCGACAACCAGAATTCCCGTTCCGCCGGCCCTCGCGGCCCGCTGCTGCTCGACGATTTTCATATGATCGAGAAGCTTGCCCACTTCAACCGTGAAAACATCCCTGAGCGTCGCGTCCACGCCAAAGGCTCGGGTGCTTACGGTACGTTCACTGTTACCCGTGACATCACCGAGTACACCAGCGCCAAGCTGTTCGAGTCCGTTGGCAAGCAAACGCTGACGTTCCTGCGGTTTTCGACCGTTGGTGGCGAGCGTGGTTCGGCTGATACCGAACGCGATCCACGTGGTTTTGCGCTGAAGTTTTATACCGAAGAAGGCAACTGGGACATCGTTGGTAACAACACGCCAGTGTTCTTCATTCGCGATCCACTGAAATTCCCGGACTTTATCCACACCCAGAAACGCCTGCCGCAAAGCAATCTGAAAAGCGCACAAATGATGTGGGACTTCTGGTCGCACTCTCCTGAGGCGCTGCACCAAGTCACCATCTTGTTCTCGGATCGCGGCATCCCTGACGGCTACCGTCACATGCACGGCTTCGGCAGCCACACCTACAGTCTGATCAGCGCCAAGGGTGAGCGTCATTGGGTGAAATGGCACTACAAGACCCAGCAGGGGATCAAGAACCTGGCGCCGGCAGACGCGGCACGCTTGGCCGGTACCGATCCGGATTATGCTCAGCGGGATCTGTTCGGTGCGATCGAACGCGGTGATTTCCCCAAATGGCGCGTGTGCATTCAGATCATGACCGAGGCCCAGGCCTCGGCACACTACGAGAACCCGTTCGACGTGACCAAGACCTGGTCGCAGAAAGAGTTCCCGCTGATCGAAGTGGGTGAACTGGAGCTCAACCGCAATCCGCAGAATTACTTTGCTGAAGTGGAGCAGGCTGCATTTGGCCCAAGCAACATGGTCCCGGGTGTGGGGCTGTCGCCGGATCGCATGCTGCAAGGTCGTGTGTTCGCTTACGCTGATGCTCACCGCTACCGTGTTGGCACCAACCACCAGCAGCTGCCGGTGAATGCTCCGCGTAATCAGGTCAACAGCTATCAGCGTGATGGTTCCATGGCGTTCGGCAGCAACGGTGGTGCAACGCCCAATTACGAGCCGAACAGCTACGTAGAGTCGCCGAAACAAGCCCCGCGCTACGCCGAGCCTGCGCTGGCCTTGAGCGGTGCGGCTGATCGTTACGATCACCGCGAAGACACCGATTACTACAGCCACGCCGGCGCGCTGTTCCGCCTGATGAGTGATGAGCAGAAAACCCTGCTGGTCAACAACATTGTCGGCGCCATGGCTGGGGTTTCCAGCGATGTGGTTGACCGTCAACTGCAGCACTTCTTCAGGGCTGACTCGGCATATGGAGAAGCAATCGCAAAGGCGTTGGGCGTACAGCTTAACTAA
- the rpsM gene encoding 30S ribosomal protein S13: protein MARIAGVNIPDNKHTVISLTYIYGVGRTTAQKICAVTGVNPAAKIKDLSDEQIEQLRGEVAKFTTEGDLRREINMKIKRLMDLGCYRGLRHRRGLPVRGQRTKTNARTRKGPRKPIRK from the coding sequence ATGGCCCGTATTGCAGGCGTTAACATTCCAGATAACAAGCATACTGTTATCTCGCTGACCTACATCTATGGTGTTGGTCGCACTACTGCACAGAAGATCTGTGCAGTGACTGGGGTAAACCCAGCCGCAAAGATCAAAGATCTGAGCGACGAGCAGATTGAACAGCTGCGTGGCGAAGTGGCGAAGTTCACCACTGAAGGTGACCTGCGTCGCGAAATCAACATGAAAATCAAGCGTTTGATGGACCTCGGTTGCTATCGCGGTCTGCGTCATCGTCGTGGTCTTCCAGTGCGCGGTCAGCGTACCAAGACTAACGCGCGTACCCGTAAAGGTCCGCGTAAGCCGATCCGCAAGTAA